A genome region from Meleagris gallopavo isolate NT-WF06-2002-E0010 breed Aviagen turkey brand Nicholas breeding stock chromosome 9, Turkey_5.1, whole genome shotgun sequence includes the following:
- the LOC100541463 gene encoding tumor necrosis factor ligand superfamily member 10-like — translation MAILALQIASTTGLFVYFTMAISKLKAQSQGSSEELRCLQLINQQQEGSNLEELISNQSCLKLANTIKAYVATVTENVISRSVVNEAQRSYFNSSEGQVATKTLGKPSAHLTLRPQSPAQDGSSRRFGNLSQSCRHAITRWEDSTIHSHLQNITYRDGRLRVNQAGKYYVYSQIYFRYSRDGAGARVSVPQVVQCINWKTSYSQPILLLKGVGTKCWAPEAEYGLHALYQGGLFELKAGDELFVSVSSLAIDYNDEAASYFGAFRLDL, via the exons CTCAAAGCTCAGTCACAGGGCAGCTCGGAGGAACTGAGGTGTCTGCAGCTTATCAATCAGCAGCAGGAAGGCTCCAACTTGGAAGAGCTGATCAGCAACCAGTCTTGCCTCAAGCTGGCCAACACCATCAAAGCCTATGTGGCCACG GTGACAGAGAACGTTATCAGCAGAAGCGTGGTGAATG AGGCCCAGAGGAGCTACTTCAACAGCTCAGAGGGGCAGGTTGCTACCAAAACACTCGGCAAACCCTCAGCACATCTCACCCTACGCCCACAGAGTCCAGCCCAGGACG GAAGCTCCAGACGCTTTGGGAACCTCTCACAGTCCTGCCGCCACGCCATCACTCGCTGGGAGGACAGCACCATCCACTCACACCTGCAGAACATCACGTACCGGGACGGCCGGCTGCGGGTCAACCAGGCAGGCAAGTACTACGTCTACTCCCAGATCTACTTCCGCTACTCCCGCGATGGGGCCGGCGCCCGTGTCTCAGTGCCTCAGGTTGTGCAGTGCATCAACTGGAAGACCTCCTACAGCCAGCCCATCCTTCTGCTCAAAGGAGTGGGCACCAAATGCTGGGCACCCGAGGCAGAATATGGCCTCCACGCTCTCTACCAGGGGGGACTGTTCGAGCTCAAGGCCGGTGATGAGCTCTTCGTCTCTGTCTCCTCACTGGCCATTGACTACAACGATGAAGCAGCCAGCTATTTTGGGGCCTTCCGGCTCGACCTGTGa